The following are from one region of the Mesorhizobium sp. B2-8-5 genome:
- a CDS encoding Hpt domain-containing protein — protein MAIDKGALDKLRELVGGEEADLVELVESFLEEGPSIMLDMWSSARASDLAVTRRAAHSLKSNARDMGAAELSQICAQVEARCASGEPADLAEIDNAQRAFDAAVTELRKIFKLGE, from the coding sequence GTGGCGATCGACAAAGGGGCACTGGACAAGCTGCGCGAGCTTGTCGGTGGCGAAGAGGCTGACCTTGTAGAGCTCGTGGAGTCCTTTCTCGAAGAGGGGCCATCCATCATGCTGGACATGTGGTCGTCGGCTCGGGCTTCCGACCTGGCAGTCACTCGGCGGGCTGCCCATTCCCTGAAATCCAACGCGCGGGATATGGGGGCGGCCGAACTCAGCCAAATCTGCGCCCAGGTGGAGGCGCGGTGCGCAAGTGGGGAGCCGGCGGATTTGGCGGAAATCGACAACGCGCAGCGCGCCTTCGACGCCGCCGTCACGGAGCTCCGAAAAATCTTCAAGCTGGGAGAATAG
- a CDS encoding GAF domain-containing protein: MQGSVESDLAGRLASADRRIAELEHINAVATIELDRLSVENKRLIQFTEERTKELAILNSVGEATAKTLNVETVTRIVGDKVREMFGADLTEILLHDETSNLINVSYAFDGNYQYPEPFAMGEGLTSRVILSGKPLLLGTADEAIGLGALMPKEEDETETYLGVPIIAGNRTLGVVSVQSYRKNAFNEDHMRLLQGLSSSMGVAIANARLFDETQRLLKISEDRAKELAILNSVGEAMAKTLNVKTVTRIVGDKVREIFGTEVTEILLRDEMSDLIRIPYAFYGDYQDPEPFVIGEGLTSKVILSGKPLLLGNIDEHIALGALMPKEEDRTESYLGVPIIAGDRTLGVVSVQSYQKNVFNEDHVRLLQGLSSSMGIAIANAYLFDETQRLLKMAQDRAKELAILNSVGEAMTKSLNVDTVIRLVGDKVREAFGTEVSEILLHDSQSGLVRVPYAYYRGYKTIEPFPLGIGLTSEIISTGKPLVFNSMEEGKRRGAYFPDEDDRTSSYIGVPINSGERTLGVVSVQSYESDAFDENHVRLLQTIASSMGVAIANARLFDETQRLLKETEHRAAELGAISKVSQALIGEAELGNTIQLIGDQMQEIFSADIVYVALLDPKTKLIHFPYQFGEAFTTLRLGEGLTSKIIETGEPLLINQDVAERGAEIGATPVGKDALSYLGVPIKTAQGNVGVISVQSTTREGMFSENSLRLLSTIAANAGAALHNAQLFTELKELSLALTEAKEAAEAANEAKSTFLATMSHEIRTPMNGVIGMANLMLATKLDDEQREIGETINNSAEALLTIINDILDFSKVEAGKLDLDPRQFELRECLESAIDLIAPRTAEKGLDLGYVVEPGTPETIVADGNRLRQVLINLLNNAVKFTERGEVVLSVMEVPSAAADTSPQGEGERKICTLQFAVRDTGIGIAKDRMDRLFRSFSQVDASTTRRYGGTGLGLAISRRLVELMGGEVWVESAVGKGTTFSFTIRAPVASSRKTAQAAPSKDELAGKRLLFVDDNATNRRITSLQAQSWNMAASAIEHPADALRRLAGGEVFDVIVLDMNMPGMDGIELARQIRALEGNGSVPLVLLSSMVPMPEDKKKEMEGIKFAATLSKPIKPSPLLNTLLSIFVGTPTRSIRSDQPKGTALDSTMAQKFPLHILLVDDNATNRKLGSKVLERLGYKPQLAVDGQSAVAAYTQGSHDVILMDIEMPDMDGLEATRLIRAPGPQYARQPFIIALTANAMAGDRERYLDAGMDDYLSKPLRVEDLIASLNKAVLAGGHRPAVAARDFEEPGVPRV, from the coding sequence ATGCAGGGCTCAGTCGAAAGCGACCTTGCCGGTCGCCTGGCATCCGCCGACCGGCGTATTGCCGAACTGGAACATATCAACGCAGTCGCGACGATCGAGCTTGACCGTCTTTCCGTTGAAAACAAGCGATTGATTCAATTCACCGAGGAACGCACCAAGGAATTGGCCATCCTCAACAGCGTCGGCGAAGCGACCGCCAAGACGCTGAATGTCGAAACAGTGACCCGTATTGTTGGCGACAAGGTTCGCGAGATGTTCGGCGCGGATTTGACGGAAATCCTGCTGCACGACGAGACGTCCAATTTGATCAACGTCTCCTATGCATTCGACGGCAATTACCAGTATCCTGAACCTTTTGCGATGGGCGAAGGACTTACCTCGAGAGTTATATTGTCGGGTAAGCCACTATTGCTGGGGACCGCCGACGAAGCCATCGGGTTGGGCGCCCTGATGCCCAAGGAAGAGGACGAGACTGAAACCTATCTCGGTGTGCCTATTATTGCCGGGAATAGGACGCTGGGCGTGGTTAGCGTGCAGAGCTACAGAAAAAACGCCTTCAACGAAGATCATATGCGCCTGTTACAGGGATTATCCTCCAGCATGGGCGTGGCGATTGCTAACGCACGCCTTTTCGACGAAACCCAGCGGCTGCTGAAAATATCAGAGGACCGCGCAAAGGAACTCGCCATTCTCAATAGCGTCGGCGAAGCGATGGCGAAAACGCTGAATGTGAAGACAGTGACCCGTATTGTCGGCGACAAGGTTCGCGAGATATTCGGCACTGAAGTAACCGAAATCCTGTTGCGCGATGAGATGTCGGATCTAATCAGGATCCCCTACGCCTTCTATGGCGATTACCAGGATCCTGAACCGTTTGTTATAGGTGAAGGCCTGACTTCGAAGGTCATATTGTCAGGCAAGCCGCTGCTGCTGGGAAATATTGACGAGCACATTGCTCTGGGTGCCCTGATGCCGAAGGAGGAGGATAGAACCGAATCATACCTGGGCGTGCCGATCATTGCCGGAGACAGAACGCTCGGTGTGGTCAGCGTGCAGAGCTACCAAAAGAATGTCTTTAACGAAGATCACGTGCGCCTGCTGCAAGGGCTGTCGTCCAGCATGGGCATTGCCATTGCCAACGCGTATCTCTTTGACGAGACGCAGCGGCTCCTGAAAATGGCGCAAGACCGCGCAAAGGAATTGGCCATTCTCAACAGCGTCGGCGAAGCGATGACGAAGTCGCTGAATGTTGACACCGTCATCCGACTGGTGGGCGATAAAGTGAGGGAGGCGTTCGGCACAGAGGTCAGCGAGATTCTGTTGCATGATAGTCAATCCGGTTTAGTTCGAGTTCCTTACGCTTACTACAGGGGCTACAAGACCATCGAGCCGTTCCCTTTGGGGATAGGACTTACATCGGAAATTATCTCCACTGGAAAGCCGTTGGTTTTCAACTCCATGGAGGAAGGAAAAAGGCGCGGTGCCTATTTTCCAGACGAAGACGACAGGACCTCTTCATACATTGGCGTGCCTATCAATTCAGGCGAGAGAACGCTCGGAGTGGTCAGTGTGCAAAGCTACGAGTCAGATGCCTTCGACGAAAACCACGTGCGCCTGTTGCAGACGATAGCCTCCAGTATGGGAGTCGCGATCGCCAATGCCCGCTTGTTCGACGAGACACAGAGGCTTCTCAAGGAAACCGAGCATCGCGCCGCTGAACTGGGCGCGATCAGCAAGGTTAGCCAAGCCCTCATAGGTGAAGCTGAACTCGGCAATACGATCCAACTGATAGGCGATCAGATGCAGGAGATTTTCAGCGCCGACATCGTCTATGTCGCGCTGCTCGATCCAAAGACCAAGCTCATCCATTTCCCGTATCAGTTCGGCGAGGCCTTCACTACGCTCCGGCTCGGGGAAGGCCTTACAAGCAAGATCATAGAAACCGGCGAGCCGTTGCTCATCAATCAGGATGTCGCGGAACGCGGCGCGGAAATCGGAGCAACTCCAGTTGGCAAGGATGCGCTGTCTTACCTTGGCGTTCCAATCAAGACGGCGCAGGGCAATGTCGGCGTGATCAGCGTGCAGAGCACGACACGGGAGGGCATGTTCAGCGAAAATTCGCTGCGGCTGCTTTCAACCATCGCCGCCAATGCGGGTGCGGCGCTTCACAACGCACAACTGTTCACCGAGCTCAAGGAGCTTTCGCTGGCCTTGACGGAGGCCAAGGAAGCGGCGGAGGCTGCCAACGAAGCCAAAAGCACGTTCCTCGCCACCATGAGCCATGAAATCCGCACGCCGATGAACGGCGTTATCGGCATGGCCAACCTGATGCTGGCCACCAAACTTGACGATGAGCAGCGGGAAATCGGCGAGACGATAAACAATAGTGCGGAAGCGCTGCTGACCATCATCAACGACATACTCGACTTCTCAAAGGTCGAGGCGGGTAAGCTCGACCTTGATCCTCGGCAGTTCGAACTGCGCGAATGTCTCGAAAGCGCGATAGACCTGATCGCGCCGAGGACGGCAGAGAAGGGACTGGATCTCGGCTACGTGGTCGAGCCCGGCACGCCGGAAACGATTGTCGCCGACGGCAACCGTCTACGCCAGGTTCTGATCAATCTGCTCAACAACGCCGTCAAATTCACCGAGCGAGGAGAGGTCGTGCTTTCCGTGATGGAGGTGCCGTCCGCAGCCGCGGACACAAGTCCACAGGGCGAAGGCGAGCGGAAAATTTGTACGCTCCAGTTCGCGGTGCGCGACACCGGCATTGGCATAGCCAAGGACCGGATGGATCGCCTGTTCAGGTCATTTAGCCAGGTCGATGCCTCCACGACCAGACGCTATGGCGGAACCGGCCTCGGTCTGGCGATCAGCAGGCGCCTGGTGGAATTGATGGGCGGTGAGGTTTGGGTGGAGAGCGCCGTAGGAAAAGGCACGACATTCTCCTTTACCATCCGCGCTCCGGTTGCCTCGAGTCGAAAAACGGCTCAGGCAGCGCCGTCAAAGGACGAGTTGGCCGGTAAACGGCTGCTGTTCGTCGACGACAACGCAACAAACCGGCGCATCACGTCGCTGCAGGCGCAGTCCTGGAACATGGCTGCATCAGCAATCGAACATCCCGCCGACGCGCTTCGAAGGCTTGCGGGAGGCGAGGTCTTCGATGTCATCGTTCTCGACATGAACATGCCCGGCATGGATGGGATCGAACTGGCCAGGCAAATACGCGCGCTCGAAGGCAACGGCAGCGTTCCGTTGGTGCTGCTCAGTTCAATGGTGCCCATGCCTGAAGACAAGAAGAAGGAGATGGAAGGCATTAAGTTCGCGGCCACGCTCTCCAAGCCGATCAAGCCATCGCCATTGCTCAATACGTTGCTGTCGATCTTCGTCGGAACTCCGACACGCTCCATCCGATCAGATCAGCCGAAGGGGACGGCTCTCGATAGTACGATGGCGCAGAAGTTTCCGCTTCACATCCTCCTGGTCGATGACAATGCCACCAACCGGAAGCTTGGCTCCAAGGTGCTCGAGCGTCTGGGTTACAAGCCGCAACTGGCGGTCGACGGGCAGTCGGCGGTCGCCGCTTATACCCAGGGCAGCCATGACGTTATCCTGATGGATATCGAAATGCCTGATATGGACGGTCTCGAAGCGACAAGATTGATCCGCGCGCCCGGCCCCCAATATGCGCGTCAGCCGTTCATCATTGCCCTGACCGCCAACGCGATGGCCGGAGATCGCGAGAGGTATCTGGATGCAGGGATGGATGACTATCTCAGCAAGCCGCTGCGCGTCGAAGACCTTATCGCTTCGCTGAACAAGGCGGTGCTGGCAGGCGGGCACAGGCCTGCCGTCGCAGCGCGAGATTTCGAGGAACCTGGCGTACCAAGGGTCTAA